One Cryptomeria japonica chromosome 9, Sugi_1.0, whole genome shotgun sequence genomic window carries:
- the LOC131073922 gene encoding zinc finger CCCH domain-containing protein ZFN-like isoform X3, translating into MEYYGANSAMQRIDPVSDWNLQPESSLEEAMRQMSMQSHDMLQRGSGPYPERPGESDCAYYMRNGVCGFGMNCRFNHPPNINLGAPAARNKGEEYPERPGQPECQYFLKTGSCKFGATCKYHHPRYKNEKECSFYVRTGQCKYGTSCKFHHPQPLGASVTIPGSPFYPSVPALPIPGPQPYAGGLPAWQISRTPIMSSSYLQGPSGYVPLMLSQGMVSVPGWSSYPVEQGTITSSDGLHPGSGTGLFYGPRHQMDSMNTSMPGIFSSYSSRPVATWFPSISTQAEHVFPERPGQPECQFYMRTGSCRFGSTCKYHHPRDRHLLTNCALNPMGLPSRPGVPTCSYYAQRGICKYGPTCKYDHPLGTLSYSPSASSLTDMPVAPYPVGFSSATLAPSSSSSDLRPEAAAGSSKEPISTSQAAPLSSTGEVLGSGAPVTTLSSSAGSTFSGIDQK; encoded by the exons AAGCAATGCGGCAAATGAGCATGCAATCTCATGATATGCTGCAAAGAGGATCAGGTCCTTATCCAGAGAGACCAGGGGAGAGTGATTGTGCTTATTACATGCGGAATGGAGTTTGTGGTTTTGGTATGAACTGCCGCTTCAACCATCCTCccaacatcaatctg GGTGCTCCAGCTGCAAGAAACAAAGGGGAAGAGTATCCTGAACGTCCTGGTCAGCCTGAATGTCAG TATTTCTTGAAGACAGGAAGTTGCAAATTTGGTGCTACATGCAAATATCATCATCCAAGATACAAG AATGAGAAGGAATGCTCTTTCTATGTACGAACAGGACAGTGTAAGTATGGAACAAGTTGTAAGTTTCATCACCCGCAACCACTTGGAGCATCAGTGACAATACCTGGGTCTCCTTTTTATCCATCCGTCCCTGCTTTACCAATACCTGGCCCTCAGCCATATGCAGGAGGGCTGCCAGCATGGCAAATTTCTAGGACACCAATAATGTCCAGCTCCTATCTGCAAGGCCCTTCTGGATATGTTCCTTTAATGCTTTCTCAGGGGATGGTATCAGTTCCTGGATGGAGTTCATACCCT GTTGAACAAGGGACAATTACATCATCTGATGGTTTGCATCCTGGATCTGGAACTGGTTTATTTTATGGACCTAGACACCAAATGGATTCAATGAATACCAGTATGCCAGGTAtattttcttcatattcatcccgACCTGTGGCtacatggtttccatcaattagTACACAAGCAGAGCATGTGTTTCCAGAGAGACCTGGTCAACCAGAATGCCAGTTCTATATGAGAACAGGCAGCTGCAGATTTGGCTCAACATGTAAATACCATCATCCCAGGGACAGGCATTTGTTGACAAACTGTGCACTCAATCCTATGGGCTTGCCGTCGCGCCCG GGGGTTCCAACATGCTCTTACTATGCGCAGCGTGGAATTTGCAAATATGGACCAACTTGCAAATATGATCATCCTTTGGGGACTCTCAGTTATAGTCCTTCTGCATCCTCTCTAACTGATATGCCGGTGGCTCCTTATCCCGTGGGCTTCTCATCGGCCACTCTTGCTCCATCATCTTCGTCTTCAGATTTACGGCCAGAAGCTGCTGCTGGGTCGTCCAAAGAGCCAATTTCTACATCACAAGCTGCTCCCCTTTCTTCTACTGGTGAGGTTTTAGGCTCAGGAGCACCAGTTACAACATTAAGCAGCTCAGCAGGTTCTACTTTTTCAGGGATTGATCAAAAGTGA
- the LOC131073922 gene encoding zinc finger CCCH domain-containing protein ZFN-like isoform X1, with product MEYYGANSAMQRIDPVSDWNLQPESSLEEAMRQMSMQSHDMLQRGSGPYPERPGESDCAYYMRNGVCGFGMNCRFNHPPNINLGAPAARNKGEEYPERPGQPECQYFLKTGSCKFGATCKYHHPRYKVGMENQVALNVLGYPLNPNEKECSFYVRTGQCKYGTSCKFHHPQPLGASVTIPGSPFYPSVPALPIPGPQPYAGGLPAWQISRTPIMSSSYLQGPSGYVPLMLSQGMVSVPGWSSYPVEQGTITSSDGLHPGSGTGLFYGPRHQMDSMNTSMPGIFSSYSSRPVATWFPSISTQAEHVFPERPGQPECQFYMRTGSCRFGSTCKYHHPRDRHLLTNCALNPMGLPSRPGVPTCSYYAQRGICKYGPTCKYDHPLGTLSYSPSASSLTDMPVAPYPVGFSSATLAPSSSSSDLRPEAAAGSSKEPISTSQAAPLSSTGEVLGSGAPVTTLSSSAGSTFSGIDQK from the exons AAGCAATGCGGCAAATGAGCATGCAATCTCATGATATGCTGCAAAGAGGATCAGGTCCTTATCCAGAGAGACCAGGGGAGAGTGATTGTGCTTATTACATGCGGAATGGAGTTTGTGGTTTTGGTATGAACTGCCGCTTCAACCATCCTCccaacatcaatctg GGTGCTCCAGCTGCAAGAAACAAAGGGGAAGAGTATCCTGAACGTCCTGGTCAGCCTGAATGTCAG TATTTCTTGAAGACAGGAAGTTGCAAATTTGGTGCTACATGCAAATATCATCATCCAAGATACAAGGTGGGAATGGAAAATCAGGTTGCACTAAATGTTCTTGGCTATCCATTAAACCCG AATGAGAAGGAATGCTCTTTCTATGTACGAACAGGACAGTGTAAGTATGGAACAAGTTGTAAGTTTCATCACCCGCAACCACTTGGAGCATCAGTGACAATACCTGGGTCTCCTTTTTATCCATCCGTCCCTGCTTTACCAATACCTGGCCCTCAGCCATATGCAGGAGGGCTGCCAGCATGGCAAATTTCTAGGACACCAATAATGTCCAGCTCCTATCTGCAAGGCCCTTCTGGATATGTTCCTTTAATGCTTTCTCAGGGGATGGTATCAGTTCCTGGATGGAGTTCATACCCT GTTGAACAAGGGACAATTACATCATCTGATGGTTTGCATCCTGGATCTGGAACTGGTTTATTTTATGGACCTAGACACCAAATGGATTCAATGAATACCAGTATGCCAGGTAtattttcttcatattcatcccgACCTGTGGCtacatggtttccatcaattagTACACAAGCAGAGCATGTGTTTCCAGAGAGACCTGGTCAACCAGAATGCCAGTTCTATATGAGAACAGGCAGCTGCAGATTTGGCTCAACATGTAAATACCATCATCCCAGGGACAGGCATTTGTTGACAAACTGTGCACTCAATCCTATGGGCTTGCCGTCGCGCCCG GGGGTTCCAACATGCTCTTACTATGCGCAGCGTGGAATTTGCAAATATGGACCAACTTGCAAATATGATCATCCTTTGGGGACTCTCAGTTATAGTCCTTCTGCATCCTCTCTAACTGATATGCCGGTGGCTCCTTATCCCGTGGGCTTCTCATCGGCCACTCTTGCTCCATCATCTTCGTCTTCAGATTTACGGCCAGAAGCTGCTGCTGGGTCGTCCAAAGAGCCAATTTCTACATCACAAGCTGCTCCCCTTTCTTCTACTGGTGAGGTTTTAGGCTCAGGAGCACCAGTTACAACATTAAGCAGCTCAGCAGGTTCTACTTTTTCAGGGATTGATCAAAAGTGA
- the LOC131073922 gene encoding zinc finger CCCH domain-containing protein ZFN-like isoform X4, translated as MEYYGANSAMQRIDPVSDWNLQPESSLEEAMRQMSMQSHDMLQRGSGPYPERPGESDCAYYMRNGVCGFGMNCRFNHPPNINLGAPAARNKGEEYPERPGQPECQNEKECSFYVRTGQCKYGTSCKFHHPQPLGASVTIPGSPFYPSVPALPIPGPQPYAGGLPAWQISRTPIMSSSYLQGPSGYVPLMLSQGMVSVPGWSSYPVEQGTITSSDGLHPGSGTGLFYGPRHQMDSMNTSMPGIFSSYSSRPVATWFPSISTQAEHVFPERPGQPECQFYMRTGSCRFGSTCKYHHPRDRHLLTNCALNPMGLPSRPGVPTCSYYAQRGICKYGPTCKYDHPLGTLSYSPSASSLTDMPVAPYPVGFSSATLAPSSSSSDLRPEAAAGSSKEPISTSQAAPLSSTGEVLGSGAPVTTLSSSAGSTFSGIDQK; from the exons AAGCAATGCGGCAAATGAGCATGCAATCTCATGATATGCTGCAAAGAGGATCAGGTCCTTATCCAGAGAGACCAGGGGAGAGTGATTGTGCTTATTACATGCGGAATGGAGTTTGTGGTTTTGGTATGAACTGCCGCTTCAACCATCCTCccaacatcaatctg GGTGCTCCAGCTGCAAGAAACAAAGGGGAAGAGTATCCTGAACGTCCTGGTCAGCCTGAATGTCAG AATGAGAAGGAATGCTCTTTCTATGTACGAACAGGACAGTGTAAGTATGGAACAAGTTGTAAGTTTCATCACCCGCAACCACTTGGAGCATCAGTGACAATACCTGGGTCTCCTTTTTATCCATCCGTCCCTGCTTTACCAATACCTGGCCCTCAGCCATATGCAGGAGGGCTGCCAGCATGGCAAATTTCTAGGACACCAATAATGTCCAGCTCCTATCTGCAAGGCCCTTCTGGATATGTTCCTTTAATGCTTTCTCAGGGGATGGTATCAGTTCCTGGATGGAGTTCATACCCT GTTGAACAAGGGACAATTACATCATCTGATGGTTTGCATCCTGGATCTGGAACTGGTTTATTTTATGGACCTAGACACCAAATGGATTCAATGAATACCAGTATGCCAGGTAtattttcttcatattcatcccgACCTGTGGCtacatggtttccatcaattagTACACAAGCAGAGCATGTGTTTCCAGAGAGACCTGGTCAACCAGAATGCCAGTTCTATATGAGAACAGGCAGCTGCAGATTTGGCTCAACATGTAAATACCATCATCCCAGGGACAGGCATTTGTTGACAAACTGTGCACTCAATCCTATGGGCTTGCCGTCGCGCCCG GGGGTTCCAACATGCTCTTACTATGCGCAGCGTGGAATTTGCAAATATGGACCAACTTGCAAATATGATCATCCTTTGGGGACTCTCAGTTATAGTCCTTCTGCATCCTCTCTAACTGATATGCCGGTGGCTCCTTATCCCGTGGGCTTCTCATCGGCCACTCTTGCTCCATCATCTTCGTCTTCAGATTTACGGCCAGAAGCTGCTGCTGGGTCGTCCAAAGAGCCAATTTCTACATCACAAGCTGCTCCCCTTTCTTCTACTGGTGAGGTTTTAGGCTCAGGAGCACCAGTTACAACATTAAGCAGCTCAGCAGGTTCTACTTTTTCAGGGATTGATCAAAAGTGA
- the LOC131073922 gene encoding zinc finger CCCH domain-containing protein ZFN-like isoform X2, with the protein MEYYGANSAMQRIDPVSDWNLQPESSLEEAMRQMSMQSHDMLQRGSGPYPERPGESDCAYYMRNGVCGFGMNCRFNHPPNINLGAPAARNKGEEYPERPGQPECQYFLKTGSCKFGATCKYHHPRYKVGMENQNEKECSFYVRTGQCKYGTSCKFHHPQPLGASVTIPGSPFYPSVPALPIPGPQPYAGGLPAWQISRTPIMSSSYLQGPSGYVPLMLSQGMVSVPGWSSYPVEQGTITSSDGLHPGSGTGLFYGPRHQMDSMNTSMPGIFSSYSSRPVATWFPSISTQAEHVFPERPGQPECQFYMRTGSCRFGSTCKYHHPRDRHLLTNCALNPMGLPSRPGVPTCSYYAQRGICKYGPTCKYDHPLGTLSYSPSASSLTDMPVAPYPVGFSSATLAPSSSSSDLRPEAAAGSSKEPISTSQAAPLSSTGEVLGSGAPVTTLSSSAGSTFSGIDQK; encoded by the exons AAGCAATGCGGCAAATGAGCATGCAATCTCATGATATGCTGCAAAGAGGATCAGGTCCTTATCCAGAGAGACCAGGGGAGAGTGATTGTGCTTATTACATGCGGAATGGAGTTTGTGGTTTTGGTATGAACTGCCGCTTCAACCATCCTCccaacatcaatctg GGTGCTCCAGCTGCAAGAAACAAAGGGGAAGAGTATCCTGAACGTCCTGGTCAGCCTGAATGTCAG TATTTCTTGAAGACAGGAAGTTGCAAATTTGGTGCTACATGCAAATATCATCATCCAAGATACAAGGTGGGAATGGAAAATCAG AATGAGAAGGAATGCTCTTTCTATGTACGAACAGGACAGTGTAAGTATGGAACAAGTTGTAAGTTTCATCACCCGCAACCACTTGGAGCATCAGTGACAATACCTGGGTCTCCTTTTTATCCATCCGTCCCTGCTTTACCAATACCTGGCCCTCAGCCATATGCAGGAGGGCTGCCAGCATGGCAAATTTCTAGGACACCAATAATGTCCAGCTCCTATCTGCAAGGCCCTTCTGGATATGTTCCTTTAATGCTTTCTCAGGGGATGGTATCAGTTCCTGGATGGAGTTCATACCCT GTTGAACAAGGGACAATTACATCATCTGATGGTTTGCATCCTGGATCTGGAACTGGTTTATTTTATGGACCTAGACACCAAATGGATTCAATGAATACCAGTATGCCAGGTAtattttcttcatattcatcccgACCTGTGGCtacatggtttccatcaattagTACACAAGCAGAGCATGTGTTTCCAGAGAGACCTGGTCAACCAGAATGCCAGTTCTATATGAGAACAGGCAGCTGCAGATTTGGCTCAACATGTAAATACCATCATCCCAGGGACAGGCATTTGTTGACAAACTGTGCACTCAATCCTATGGGCTTGCCGTCGCGCCCG GGGGTTCCAACATGCTCTTACTATGCGCAGCGTGGAATTTGCAAATATGGACCAACTTGCAAATATGATCATCCTTTGGGGACTCTCAGTTATAGTCCTTCTGCATCCTCTCTAACTGATATGCCGGTGGCTCCTTATCCCGTGGGCTTCTCATCGGCCACTCTTGCTCCATCATCTTCGTCTTCAGATTTACGGCCAGAAGCTGCTGCTGGGTCGTCCAAAGAGCCAATTTCTACATCACAAGCTGCTCCCCTTTCTTCTACTGGTGAGGTTTTAGGCTCAGGAGCACCAGTTACAACATTAAGCAGCTCAGCAGGTTCTACTTTTTCAGGGATTGATCAAAAGTGA